The following proteins are encoded in a genomic region of uncultured Hyphomonas sp.:
- a CDS encoding DUF3298 domain-containing protein yields MKQVLLLSAALMLAVVPAACGQAAGNGEGPETVVRVAGTGESSTPPEAASTADMPRSLLVDNDALKADVKFEEAIFALAPGIAADLIDDANSRIEVMQEDADTYKEADPEFFRPYGLKIDWRVTGAAGSLAGLEGFIFTFTGGAHGNYMTDARIYNAETGKRMHAGDLFTDQAAATAALSPDVFGAIATAKAERSGSPESRATFLGEVTDALAGTSLLSGEVSLIASTEEDKLGGIVLHYAPYEVGSYAEGAYHITLPQAGFRDLLKPDYAGLFGGEPADLQRFGD; encoded by the coding sequence ATGAAACAAGTCCTGCTTCTGTCCGCAGCCCTTATGCTGGCGGTTGTGCCCGCCGCCTGCGGACAGGCAGCCGGAAACGGCGAAGGGCCGGAAACGGTCGTGCGGGTTGCCGGCACGGGCGAGTCATCCACCCCTCCTGAGGCGGCCAGCACGGCGGACATGCCGCGCTCGCTGCTGGTGGACAATGACGCGCTGAAGGCCGACGTCAAATTCGAGGAAGCGATCTTCGCCCTGGCACCGGGTATTGCGGCAGACCTCATCGACGATGCGAACAGCCGGATCGAGGTGATGCAGGAAGATGCCGACACCTACAAAGAGGCTGACCCGGAATTCTTCCGGCCTTATGGCCTGAAGATCGACTGGCGTGTTACGGGGGCGGCCGGATCGCTGGCCGGGCTGGAAGGCTTCATCTTTACCTTCACCGGCGGCGCCCACGGCAACTACATGACCGATGCGCGGATCTACAATGCCGAAACCGGCAAGCGAATGCATGCCGGGGACCTGTTCACTGACCAGGCCGCAGCAACGGCCGCGCTGTCCCCGGACGTGTTCGGCGCCATCGCGACTGCCAAGGCCGAGCGTAGCGGGTCCCCGGAAAGCCGGGCCACCTTTCTCGGTGAAGTGACGGACGCGCTGGCGGGCACAAGCCTCCTGTCCGGCGAGGTCAGCCTCATCGCTTCGACGGAAGAGGACAAGCTGGGCGGAATCGTCCTGCACTATGCGCCCTACGAAGTCGGTTCGTATGCGGAGGGGGCGTATCACATCACCTTACCGCAAGCCGGGTTCCGTGACCTGCTGAAGCCGGACTATGCGGGCCTGTTTGGCGGCGAGCCGGCAGACCTGCAGCGCTTCGGCGACTAA